Proteins encoded together in one Carassius auratus strain Wakin unplaced genomic scaffold, ASM336829v1 scaf_tig00011494, whole genome shotgun sequence window:
- the LOC113073165 gene encoding neuropilin-1a-like — MHCGLVLILFTGIFLIVSAFKNDKCGDNIRISSANYLTSPGYPVSYYPSQKCTWVITAPGPNQRILINFNPHFDLEDRECKYDYLEVRDGVDESGQLVGKYCGKIAPSPVVSAGNQLFIKFVSDYETHGAGFLHPIPRSSKT, encoded by the exons ATGCATTGTGGATTAGTGTTGATCCTCTTCACGGGAATCTTTCTCATCGTCAGTGCTTTCAAAAACG acaAATGTGGGGACAATATCAGAATCAGTAGTGCAAATTACCTGACTTCACCCGGTTACCCGGTGTCTTACTACCCGTCTCAGAAGTGCACATGGGTGATTACAGCTCCAGGACCGAACCAGAGGATTTTGATCAACTTCAACCCACACTTTGACCTGGAAGACAGAGAGTGCAA aTATGACTATTTGGAGGTGAGAGATGGAGTGGATGAGAGCGGTCAGCTGGTTGGGAAGTATTGTGGGAAGATCGCTCCCTCTCCTGTGGTCTCCGCTGGGAACCAGCTCTTCATCAAGTTTGTGTCTGACTACGAGACTCATGGCGCTGGCTTTCTCCATCCGATACCGAGATCTTCCAAAACGG